One Polaribacter sp. SA4-12 genomic window carries:
- a CDS encoding sulfite exporter TauE/SafE family protein, producing MFLSAIIFGLLGSFHCVGMCGPIAFMLPIDRQNKTKGLFQILSYHLGRLFSYSLIGLLFGFLGKGFYFFGFQQQLSIVVGISMIIVVIFPTFFSKVNFSKNITRIISKVKNALGKELKKKRNDTFFTIGFLNGFLPCGLVYMAVFGALATTNAFLGSLYMFIFGLGTIPLMTAVVYLGNFTKGSLRKNIQKMIPIVVVIIGILFILRGLGLGIPYISPVPVVDIVSNNTSCH from the coding sequence ATGTTTCTATCGGCAATTATATTTGGTTTATTAGGAAGCTTTCACTGTGTTGGTATGTGTGGTCCTATAGCATTTATGTTGCCAATTGATAGACAAAACAAAACTAAAGGTCTTTTTCAAATTTTAAGCTATCATTTAGGAAGATTGTTTAGCTACAGTTTAATTGGATTATTATTTGGGTTTTTAGGAAAAGGTTTTTATTTCTTTGGGTTTCAACAGCAATTATCTATTGTAGTTGGTATTAGTATGATTATTGTAGTTATTTTTCCAACTTTTTTTTCTAAAGTAAATTTCTCAAAAAATATTACAAGGATTATTTCTAAAGTAAAAAATGCACTTGGAAAAGAACTAAAAAAGAAAAGAAATGATACTTTTTTTACCATTGGTTTTTTAAATGGTTTTTTACCTTGTGGATTAGTTTATATGGCTGTTTTTGGAGCATTAGCAACTACAAACGCTTTTTTAGGTAGCTTATATATGTTCATATTTGGTTTAGGTACAATTCCTTTAATGACTGCAGTTGTTTATTTGGGGAATTTCACCAAAGGATCTCTAAGAAAAAATATTCAAAAAATGATACCGATTGTTGTTGTTATTATTGGTATTCTATTTATTTTAAGAGGGTTAGGTTTAGGTATTCCATATATTTCACCAGTTCCTGTTGTTGATATTGTCTCTAATAATACTTCTTGTCACTAG